In one window of Juglans regia cultivar Chandler chromosome 3, Walnut 2.0, whole genome shotgun sequence DNA:
- the LOC118348055 gene encoding MDIS1-interacting receptor like kinase 2-like, which produces MATTSLSISIPILAIWAIWILLCGKCLDNALQQLVVAASGSSHALQLKQAKALQETGWWPSATHAQASSNYSSACLWDGITCNVGGSVTRIDRSFQSLRGQLIKLNFSFFPNLVNLDLSSNSLTGRIPLEIGILKNLVYLRLRFNMLVGPIPSTLGHLPNLENLDLCQNKINGSIAPEIGMLKDLSYLNLSHNFISGEIPSALGMIVPLLSLDLSYNNLTGNIPSSLTGIYTLDLSYNSLEGRIPDGYALYHTSHTLNGNRDLCGQFEIFPPCSTSEKSIITEIKTFVPITIFLGFLFIGGGIFLSRRMFKKNQIESRGSKNGNIFSIWNYDGHIAYEDIIEATEDFDIRYCIGTGGYGSVYRAELPSGNVVALKKLHQREAENLGFYRSFINEVRVLTEIRHRNIVKLLGFCVHKECRFLIYEYMERGSLFCVLRNVDEAMELDWSKRVNIIKGTAHALSYMHHECIPTIVHRDISSNNILLNSEFQGFISDFGTAKLLDPDSSNQTLVAGTYGYIAPEFAYTMTVTEKCDVYSFGVVAVEVLMGRHPGELLSSLSSSSQNMMLNEILDQRLPPPNRLVAQDILLVATVAFACLHTQPKSRPTMKCVSQEFLSRKKPNVIPLSTISLLQLKKQAAYVAGSGFAYC; this is translated from the exons atggCAACAACCTCCCTTTCTATTTCCATACCGATACTAGCGATATGGGCTATCTGGATCTTATTATGCGGAAAGTGTTTGGATAATGCACTTCAGCAGCTTGTTGTTGCTGCATCTGGGTCATCTCATGCCCTTCAACTTAAACAAGCCAAGGCTTTGCAGGAGACTGGGTGGTGGCCGTCCGCTACTCATGCCCAAGCCAGTAGTAATTATTCAAGTGCTTGCCTCTGGGATGGTATTACTTGCAATGTTGGTGGAAGCGTCACACGCATTGATAGATCTTTTCAAAGTTTGCGAGGTCAGTTGATCAAACTCAACTTCTCTTTCTTCCCAAATCTAGTCAATCTTGATCTTAGTTCGAACTCCCTTACGGGGCGTATCCCACTTGAGATAGGGATCCTAAAGAACTTGGTCTATTTAAGACTTCGTTTCAACATGCTTGTCGGTCCAATCCCTTCCACTTTGGGCCATTTACCtaatttggaaaatttagacctTTGTCAGAACAAAATCAATGGATCCATTGCTCCCGAGATAGGAATGCTGAAAGATTTGAGCTACCTTAACCTTAGCCATAACTTTATTAGTGGAGAAATACCTAGCGCACTTGGGATGATTGTCCCTCTATTGAGCTTGGATCTTAGCTACAATAATCTTACGGGCAACATTCCATCTTCTCTCACTGGTATATATACACTCGACTTATCATATAATTCTTTGGAGGGTCGAATTCCAGACGGTTATGCTCTGTATCATACCTCTCACACATTAAATGGCAACAGGGATTTATGCGGTCAGTTCGAGATATTCCCTCCATGTTCCACAAGCGAAAAATCAATCATAACCGAAATAAAAACTTTTGTACCCATCACCATTTTCCTCGGATTCCTGTTTATTGGAGGGGGTATTTTCTTGTCCCGTCGCATGTTCAAGAAAAACCAGATTGAGTCTAGGGGATCAAAGAATGGAAACATATTCTCGATATGGAATTATGACGGACATATTGCATATGAAGACATTATTGAAGCAACTGAGGATTTTGATATCAGATATTGCATTGGAACTGGTGGTTATGGTAGCGTTTACAGAGCAGAATTACCAAGCGGAAATGTGGTTGCCTTAAAGAAACTTCATCAGAGAGAGGCTGAGAATCTAGGTTTCTATAGGAGTTTTATAAATGAGGTGAGGGTGTTAACAGAGATAAGACATCGAAATATTGTGAAGCTGCTTGGGTTCTGTGTACATAAAGAATgcagatttttaatttatgagtaCATGGAAAGGGGAAGCCTATTTTGTGTCCTAAGAAATGTTGATGAAGCTATGGAACTGGATTGGAGCAAGAGGGTAAACATCATCAAAGGCACAGCACACGCCTTATCATACATGCATCATGAATGCATCCCAACAATTGTTCATAGAGATATATCATCCAACAACATTTTGCTGAACTCTGAATTTCAAGGTTTTATATCTGACTTTGGAACTGCTAAACTCCTTGATCCTGACTCCTCCAATCAAACATTGGTTGCTGGCACTTATGGTTACATTGCCCCAG AGTTTGCCTATACGATGACAGTTACTGAAAAATGTGATGTATATAGCTTCGGTGTGGTGGCAGTAGAAGTATTAATGGGAAGACATCCAGGAGAACTCTTGtcctcattatcatcatcatctcaaaatatgATGCTAAATGAAATATTAGACCAACGCCTGCCACCTCCAAATCGTCTAGTTGCACAGGACATTTTGCTTGTTGCTACAGTAGCATTTGCATGCCTTCACACTCAGCCAAAGTCTCGGCCTACAATGAAATGTGTGTCACAAGAATTTCTCTCTCGCAAGAAGCCGAATGTCATACCCCTGTCTACGATTTCACTCTTGCAACTGAAGAAACAAGCAGCATACGTGGCTGGATCAGGATTTGCTTATTGTTAG
- the LOC108985209 gene encoding thioredoxin-like protein AAED1, chloroplastic, with protein MAANGGGGEKEEIEFGSCKVYANPTHTSYEALHFVSGVSTTFTLKVCANPFLVGLKIIQLYMEGYRQDWKLSFETDTVTRGGWQQGGIIVAGPGKTNLLFIHKDKEAGGDPDIKDILQACCS; from the exons ATGGCCGCCAATGGAGGGGGAggggagaaagaagaaattgaatttGGGTCATGCA aAGTTTATGCCAACCCAACCCACACTTCGTATGAGGCTTTACATTTTGTCTCAGGGGTTTCAACTACATTCACTCTTAAAGTCTGTGCAAATCCCTTTTTG GTAGGTCTCAAGATAATACAGTTATATATGGAAGGTTATCGGCAAGACTGGAAGCTTTCATTTGAAACAGACACCGTGACAAGAGGTGGGTG GCAGCAAGGTGGAATTATAGTTGCAGGTCCTGGCAAAACTAACCTCTTATTCATTCACAAG GACAAAGAAGCTGGGGGTGATCCTGATATCAAAGATATTCTGCAAGCTTGTTGCTCGTGA